The proteins below come from a single Triticum aestivum cultivar Chinese Spring chromosome 5D, IWGSC CS RefSeq v2.1, whole genome shotgun sequence genomic window:
- the LOC123122718 gene encoding protein WHAT'S THIS FACTOR 9, mitochondrial-like: protein MPLLPRRPPAALYVPVRGLLEARVPWGRDRALDHVVERERHLVPFLLTKDALLTAAPPPHAVPLHALPSTIPFPFRPLRFLRLYASAFALSPHPVTVSPTHRLSALHLDEAQAVDATRADAADRLLRLLMLAPSRALPLHLVARIRLDLGLPSDFPRSLLPHYPDYFALSADGRLLELVCYRKDLAVSAVQSYAQRTGGYKIGDPIAFQLSFPRGFELDKNVRKWLDEWQKLPYISPYEDGSHLAPRSDITEKRTVAVLHEALSLTVGKKMEKEVLVKLGEALRLPPGFRKVLARHPGIFYLSHKLRTQTVVLREAYRRHMLVDKHPMMGIRYQFLHLMHMGREEAGKAKGKERKTVRGDQMMGDEYGADGENEDDYDDEEDEEEDEENIEAGVASEDEESDDEDTENRGETGEPQQAAN from the coding sequence ATGCCGCTGCTGCCGCGCCGGCCGCCGGCGGCGCTCTACGTCCCGGTGCGGGGTCTCCTCGAGGCCCGCGTGCCGTGGGGCCGGGACCGCGCGCTGGACCACGTCGTGGAGCGGGAGCGCCACCTCGTGCCCTTCCTCCTCACCAAGGACGCGCTCCtcacggccgcgccgccgccgcacgccgtgcCGCTCCACGCGCTGCCctccaccatccccttcccctTCCGCCCGCTCCGCTTCCTCCGCCTCTACGCCTCCGCCTTCGCGCTCTCGCCGCACCCCGTCACCGTCTCGCCCACGCACAGGCTCAGCGCGCTCCACCTCGACGAGGCGCAGGCCGTCGACGCCACCCGCGCCGACGCCGCCGACCGCCTGCTGCGCCTCCTCATGCTCGCGCCCTCCCGCGCGCTCCCGCTCCACCTCGTCGCGCGCATCCGCCTCGACCTCGGCCTCCCCTCCGACTTCCCCCGCTCGCTCCTCCCGCACTACCCGGACTACTTCGCGCTCTCCGCCGACGGCCGCCTCCTCGAGCTCGTCTGCTACCGGAAGGACCTCGCCGTGTCGGCCGTGCAGTCCTACGCGCAGCGGACCGGCGGGTACAAGATCGGCGACCCCATCGCCTTCCAGCTCTCGTTCCCCCGTGGATTTGAGCTCGACAAGAACGTTCGCAAGTGGCTGGATGAGTGGCAGAAGCTGCCATACATCTCGCCGTACGAAGATGGTTCGCACCTGGCTCCGAGGAGCGACATCACGGAGAAGAGGACTGTGGCGGTGCTGCACGAGGCGCTCAGCCTCACGGTGGGGAAGAAGATGGAGAAGGAGGTTTTGGTCAAGCTTGGGGAGGCTCTTAGGCTACCGCCGGGGTTCAGGAAGGTGCTCGCGAGGCACCCAGGTATCTTCTACCTGTCGCATAAGCTGAGGACCCAAACGGTGGTGCTCCGGGAAGCCTACCGGAGGCATATGTTGGTGGACAAGCACCCAATGATGGGGATAAGGTATCAGTTCCTGCATTTGATGCATATGGGGAGGGAGGAGGCTGGTAAAGCAAAGGGCAAGGAGAGGAAGACAGTTCGTGGCGACCAAATGATGGGAGACGAGTATGGTGCAGATGGGGAGAACGAGGATGATtacgatgatgaggaggatgaagaagaggatgaggagaacaTTGAAGCGGGTGTTGCTTcagaggacgaggagagcgatgacGAGGACACAGAGAACAGGGGAGAAACTGGAGAACCGCAGCAAGCCGCTAACTGA